One genomic segment of Stigmatopora argus isolate UIUO_Sarg chromosome 1, RoL_Sarg_1.0, whole genome shotgun sequence includes these proteins:
- the LOC144077356 gene encoding calcipressin-1-like isoform X2 has product MHIKTTKCNHLCLVASLTNREVFDRPDVLASFEALFLSFDPEAQFQYFKSFRRVRINFSDALAAAEARLRLHKSDFHGKEMRLYFAQSVHIGSPRLEPPKPDKQFLISPPASPPVGWEQSQDAMPVVNYDLLCAISKLGPGDKYELHTATPTTPSVVVHVCKEELGESLGRDERDPDEVAQPARPKIVQTRRPDYTRNVEQLAALE; this is encoded by the exons ATGCATATCAAGACCACCAAGTGTAACCACTTATGTTTAGTCGCCTCACTGACCAATCGGGAAGTGTTCGATCGTCCTGATGTTCTG GCCAGCTTTGAAGCTTTATTCCTTTCTTTTGATCCTGAAGCTCAGTTCCAGTACTTCAAATCCTTCCGTCGGGTCAGGATTAATTTCAGTGATGCGCTAGCCGCGGCAGAGGCGAGATTGCGACTTCACAAAAGTGATTTCCATGGCAAAGAGATGCGTCTCTACTTTGCCCAG TCTGTCCACATTGGGAGCCCTAGACTTGAACCTCCAAAGCCAGATAAACAGTTTCTCATCTCGCCCCCCGCCTCACCTCCAGTGGGTTGGGAGCAATCTCAAGATGCCATGCCTGTTGTCAACTACGACCTGCTGTGTGCCATCTCCAAGTTAGGACCAG GCGACAAATACGAGCTTCACACAGCCACGCCCACCACGCCTAGCGTCGTCGTCCACGTTTGCAAAGAAGAGCTCGGCGAGAGCTTGGGCCGGGATGAGAGAGATCCGGACGAGGTGGCGCAACCCGCACGACCCAAGATCGTCCAGACGCGCCGGCCTGACTACACGCGCAACGTTGAGCAGTTGGCAGCACTGGAGTGA
- the LOC144077330 gene encoding uncharacterized protein LOC144077330 isoform X1 — translation MAQSDIWPNQDLSTSTVVHSPVTFCPEEKKQRDKNNEDENEGEEEVELAEEVGEDILLMAEAGDRHAEKESMAKGKEEEMVIDLIAMTSETEESQGSWVGSGKEEKGVHEQSDLRDQQTKKEGRMSEEAMPSGIVCHSAEALQLEKDNNDDKDNEKYKNAEGVKMLEHIKQIEKAQAMNEENVKSLPDLGSEKEPSDGEELPTEELIEEREWSNESEIVTAENQNSSLAVTQSDKSKSHESEENKISELSEEEVNEGKIQDEEEHFSRTEKMCHFSNLVDDESGQDTENNKDCEKQEEPNKEIIEGEETFHETNIPVHLATIDEDENARKKDVDHSDPEELIGIVGIVQEEQRSCGLCMVNERMSLCTSMEDEKEEKAFGEEQNSHEIVGIGTDAKKEDQHLVTLTTEGDSNHVETGTKSKHSNEIPITTEEVTKSDQAPSSNSWDRPEDPLVTDEAAHSLEVPATNSQETHDFTVPTEQVEHEDQALAPNSKQSHENPVTIDEAEHPTTLSQMYHKDELTTKEIDENASASHAVELLEANSDKSHECWQMDAADSCTCLEDNVKDINMELEMKAKGKDDPSQTLHESAVLIPHHSFVEPTIQTNQLFDEVNFSEPSSSNNLDSAWEQEITKNILQDGFQNLEMLDLVNVTMSSSDEATKPNMETEEPTDVALALPLSEQNEDIGTDRTGTSEIKVQQEDSSIMEMAADEQIAEGRDKMPINSDLGHHTENMHSITLEEHTEAELESEKVAKTSSEERNPGESQDVGHEHVQDHCLPPLGEKSTESDDVSELDEAEPVTVLDDEVKVTSMNENTQFEELGKTALKEAIDNPSTADQEDHEPVGNVLELDINGKVKELKQAMESAIHCPDKQSIRKEVKLLSTRRKDDAWIKMNQGETDATSERKDQKDSLVRTDLREPLTSNSCLDVRDAWMKELKSVIKNESLPKKRDDQVKKKRVVLLEDGQQFFPQLDRKTEKQPEMVSQKVVDNHLPPVQDNTTTTSNDQDEISLYVKAGSDGESIGNCPFCQRLFMILWLKGVIFNVTTVDLKRKPADLQNLAPGTNPPFMTFNGEVKVDVNKIEEFLEEKLAPPRYPKLSPKHVEANTAGIDVFAKFSAYIKNPRKDTNDALEKALLKSLRHLDDFLRTPLPFEIHSDGSGDDVESTRSFLDGSKLTLADCNLLPKLHILKVVAKKYRGFEIPAEMTGIWRYLNCAYQREEFHNTCPAEREIEFAYTGVAKKIK, via the exons ATGGCTCAGTCAGACATCTGGCCTAACCAGGACCTCTCAACCTCCACCGTTGTCCACAGCCCTGTCACTTTTTGtccggaggaaaaaaaacagagagacaaaaaTAATGAGGACGAAAACGAGGGAGAAGAAGAGGTCGAACTTGCTGAAGAGGTGGGGGAGGACATATTGTTAATGGCCGAGGCAGGAGATAGGCACGCTGAAAAAGAAAGCATGGCTAAAGGCAAAGAGGAAGAAATGGTGATCGACCTAATTGCCATGACAAGTGAGACAGAGGAAAGCCAGGGAAGTTGGGTCGGGAGTGGCAAGGAAGAGAAAGGAGTACACGAACAGTCCGACTTAAGGGATCAACAGACTAAGAAAGAGGGCAGAATGAGTGAAGAGGCAATGCCAAGTGGAATTGTGTGCCACTCTGCTGAAGCGCTGCAACTTGAAAAGGACAACAATGACGACAAAgataatgaaaaatacaaaaatgctgAAGGTGTGAAAATGCTTGAGCACATAAAACAAATAGAGAAAGCACAGGCCATGAACGAGGAAAATGTCAAGTCCCTTCCGGATTTAGGAAGTGAAAAAGAACCCAGTGATGGAGAGGAATTGCCAACCGAAGAGCTTATAGAGGAAAGAGAATGGTCAAATGAAAGCGAGATTGTGACTGCTGAAAACCAGAATTCCTCATTAGCTGTAACACAAAGTGACAAAAGCAAAAGTCATGAAagtgaagaaaataaaatctCCGAATTGAGTGAGGAAGAGGTGAACGAGGGTAAAATCCAAGATGAGGAGGAGCATTTCAGCAGGACTGAAAAAATGTGTCACTTTTCAAATTTGGTAGATGATGAAAGTGGACAAGAtacagaaaataacaaagactgtGAAAAACAAGAGGAACCAAACAAGGAAATCATTGAGGGAGAAGAGACGTTTCACGAAACAAACATCCCAGTTCATCTCGCAACAATAGACGAAGATGAAAAtgccagaaaaaaagatgtAGATCATAGCGACCCGGAAGAACTTATTGGGATTGTAGGAATTGTACAGGAAGAGCAAAGATCATGTGGCCTATGCATGGTGAATGAAAGAATGAGTCTCTGCACATCAATGGAAgacgaaaaagaagaaaaggccTTTGGAGAAGAACAAAATTCCCATGAGATTGTGGGAATAGGCACAGATGCAAAGAAGGAAGATCAGCACCTGGTAACATTGACCACAGAGGGAGATAGTAACCATGTTGAAACAGGTACAAAATCAAAGCATTCCAATGAAATTCCCATTACAACAGAAGAGGTTACTAAGAGTGATCAAGCCCCATCTAGTAATTCATGGGATCGGCCTGAAGATCCATTGGTAACAGATGAGGCTGCTCACAGTCTCGAAGTTCCAGCTACAAATTCACAGGAAACCCATGACTTTACAGTACCGACAGAGCAGGTAGAGCATGAAGATCAAGCCTTGGCTCCAAATTCAAAGCAATCTCATGAAAATCCAGTGACAATTGATGAGGCTGAACACCCAACGACACTTTCCCAAATGTACCACAAAGATGAATTGACCACTAAGGAGATAGATGAGAACGCATCAGCTTCTCACGCAGTTGAACTTTTAGAGGCTAACTCAGACAAATCCCATGAATGTTGGCAGATGGACGCTGCTGATTCATGTACTTGTTTAGAGGACAACGTGAAAGATATCAACATGGAGTTAGAAATGAAGGCCAAAGGTAAAGATGACCCCTCCCAGACTCTACATGAAAGTGCCGTTCTCATACCTCACCATTCTTTTGTGGAACCCACCATTCAGACGAATCAGTTGTTTGATGAGGTGAATTTTAGTGAACCATCCTCCTCTAACAACCTGGATAGTGCATGGGAACAGGAAATCaccaaaaacattttacagGATGGTTTCCAGAATTTGGAGATGCTAGATTTGGTGAATGTCACAATGTCTTCCTCAGACGAAGCCACCAAACCAAATATGGAAACTGAAGAGCCGACAGATGTTGCATTAGCACTTCCCTTAAGTGAACAAAATGAGGACATTGGTACTGATAGAACTGGGACATCAGAAATAAAGGTGCAACAAGAAGATAGTTCCATCATGGAGATGGCTGCAGATGAGCAAATCGCTGAGGGGAGAGATAAGATGCCTATCAACAGTGACCTCGGCCACCATACTGAGAATATGCATTCAATCACCCTTGAAGAACATACAGAGGCGGAACTGGAATCCGAGAAAGTGGCGAAAACGTCTTCGGAGGAGCGCAATCCAGGCGAATCCCAAGATGTGGGCCATGAACACGTTCAAGACCATTGCCTCCCGCCTCTCGGTGAAAAATCCACTGAAAGTGATGATGTGAGTGAGCTAGATGAAGCAGAACCTGTGACCGTCTTAGATGATGAGGTTAAAGTGACCAgcatgaatgaaaacacacaatttGAAGAGCTGGGGAAGACTGCCTTGAAAGAGGCTATAGATAACCCCTCGACTGCAGACCAAGAAGACCATGAACCAGTTGGCAATGTGTTAGAACTGGATATTAATGGAAAAGTCAAAGAATTGAAACAAGCCATGGAGAGCGCGATACACTGTCCAGACAAACAGTCGATAAGGAAGGAAGTGAAACTGTTGTCTACCAGACGAAAAGATGATGCGTGGATTAAAATGAACCAAGGAGAAACAGATGCGACCTCGGAAAGAAAAGACCAGAAAGATAGTCTTGTGAGAACAGACCTCAGAGAACCTTTAACGAGTAACTCGTGTCTAGATGTGAGGGACGCGTGGATGAAGGAGCTGAAGTcagtcattaaaaatgaaagtcTTCCCAAAAAGAGAGATGACCAGGTGAAGAAAAAGAGGGTGGTGCTATTGGAGGATGGACAGCAATTCTTTCCTCAGCTGGATAGGAAGACAGAGAAGCAACCCGAGATGGTGTCACAAAAAGTTGTGGACAACCATTTACCACCTGTGCAGGATAACACAACAACAACGTCAAACGACCAGGACGAGATTTCACTTTATGTCAAG GCGGGCAGCGATGGGGAGAGCATCGGTAACTGCCCATTCTGTCAGCGACTTTTTATGATCCTCTGGCTCAAAGGAGTCATCTTCAATGTCACCACAGTTGACCTCAAACG GAAACCTGCCGATTTACAGAATTTGGCTCCGGGCACAAACCCGCCATTTATGACCTTTAATGGAGAGGTTAAGGTCGACGTCAATAAGATAGAGGAGTTCTTGGAGGAGAAACTGGCCCCACCACG ATACCCCAAACTATCACCGAAACACGTGGAGGCCAACACAGCTGGCATTGATGTATTCGCCAAGTTTTCTGCCTACATAAAGAACCCAAGGAAGGACACCAATGATG CCTTAGAGAAAGCACTACTTAAATCCCTTCGTCATCTTGATGACTTCCTGCGGACTCCACTACCATTTGAAATTCATAGTGACGGATCGGGAGATGACGTGGAGTCCACCAGGAGCTTTTTGGACGGGTCAAAACTCACACTTGCTGACTGCAACCTGCTTCCTAAACTACATATTTTAAAG GTTGTAGCTAAGAAATATCGTGGATTTGAGATCCCCGCAGAGATGACAGGCATATGGCGCTACCTGAACTGCGCTTATCAGAGAGAAGAATTCCACAACACCTGTCCAGCTGAGAGAGAAATAGAGTTTGCATATACTGgtgttgctaaaaaaattaaatga
- the LOC144077330 gene encoding chloride intracellular channel protein 4 isoform X2, which translates to MILWLKGVIFNVTTVDLKRKPADLQNLAPGTNPPFMTFNGEVKVDVNKIEEFLEEKLAPPRYPKLSPKHVEANTAGIDVFAKFSAYIKNPRKDTNDALEKALLKSLRHLDDFLRTPLPFEIHSDGSGDDVESTRSFLDGSKLTLADCNLLPKLHILKVVAKKYRGFEIPAEMTGIWRYLNCAYQREEFHNTCPAEREIEFAYTGVAKKIK; encoded by the exons ATGATCCTCTGGCTCAAAGGAGTCATCTTCAATGTCACCACAGTTGACCTCAAACG GAAACCTGCCGATTTACAGAATTTGGCTCCGGGCACAAACCCGCCATTTATGACCTTTAATGGAGAGGTTAAGGTCGACGTCAATAAGATAGAGGAGTTCTTGGAGGAGAAACTGGCCCCACCACG ATACCCCAAACTATCACCGAAACACGTGGAGGCCAACACAGCTGGCATTGATGTATTCGCCAAGTTTTCTGCCTACATAAAGAACCCAAGGAAGGACACCAATGATG CCTTAGAGAAAGCACTACTTAAATCCCTTCGTCATCTTGATGACTTCCTGCGGACTCCACTACCATTTGAAATTCATAGTGACGGATCGGGAGATGACGTGGAGTCCACCAGGAGCTTTTTGGACGGGTCAAAACTCACACTTGCTGACTGCAACCTGCTTCCTAAACTACATATTTTAAAG GTTGTAGCTAAGAAATATCGTGGATTTGAGATCCCCGCAGAGATGACAGGCATATGGCGCTACCTGAACTGCGCTTATCAGAGAGAAGAATTCCACAACACCTGTCCAGCTGAGAGAGAAATAGAGTTTGCATATACTGgtgttgctaaaaaaattaaatga
- the LOC144077356 gene encoding calcipressin-1-like isoform X1 encodes MQQSENVYEEDATAADVQFNAFPNVVVAYKVTEDLFNDDTLKASFEALFLSFDPEAQFQYFKSFRRVRINFSDALAAAEARLRLHKSDFHGKEMRLYFAQSVHIGSPRLEPPKPDKQFLISPPASPPVGWEQSQDAMPVVNYDLLCAISKLGPGDKYELHTATPTTPSVVVHVCKEELGESLGRDERDPDEVAQPARPKIVQTRRPDYTRNVEQLAALE; translated from the exons ATGCAGCAATCGGAGAATGTTTACGAAGAGGACGCGACGGCAGCGGATGTCCAGTTTAATGCTTTTCCAAACGTCGTTGTTGCATACAAAGTGACAGAGGATTTATTTAACGATGACACTCTGAAG GCCAGCTTTGAAGCTTTATTCCTTTCTTTTGATCCTGAAGCTCAGTTCCAGTACTTCAAATCCTTCCGTCGGGTCAGGATTAATTTCAGTGATGCGCTAGCCGCGGCAGAGGCGAGATTGCGACTTCACAAAAGTGATTTCCATGGCAAAGAGATGCGTCTCTACTTTGCCCAG TCTGTCCACATTGGGAGCCCTAGACTTGAACCTCCAAAGCCAGATAAACAGTTTCTCATCTCGCCCCCCGCCTCACCTCCAGTGGGTTGGGAGCAATCTCAAGATGCCATGCCTGTTGTCAACTACGACCTGCTGTGTGCCATCTCCAAGTTAGGACCAG GCGACAAATACGAGCTTCACACAGCCACGCCCACCACGCCTAGCGTCGTCGTCCACGTTTGCAAAGAAGAGCTCGGCGAGAGCTTGGGCCGGGATGAGAGAGATCCGGACGAGGTGGCGCAACCCGCACGACCCAAGATCGTCCAGACGCGCCGGCCTGACTACACGCGCAACGTTGAGCAGTTGGCAGCACTGGAGTGA